In the genome of Capra hircus breed San Clemente chromosome 5, ASM170441v1, whole genome shotgun sequence, one region contains:
- the HDAC10 gene encoding histone deacetylase 10 isoform X1, whose protein sequence is MGTALVYHEDMTAARLLWDDPECEIECPERLTTALERLQQHGLEQRCLRLVAREASEAELGLVHSPEYVALLRGTQALGTRELQALSKQYDAVYLHPSTFHCARLAAGAALQLVDAVLMGAVRNGLALVRPPGHHSQRATANGFCVFNNVAIAAKHAQQKHGLHRILIVDWDIHHGQGIQYIFEDDPSVLYFSWHRYEHGHFWPCLRESDADAVGRGRGLGFTVNLPWNQVGMGNADYVAAFLHVLLPLAFEFDPELVLVSAGFDSAIGDPEGQMLATPECFAHLTQLLQVLAGGRVCAVLEGGYHLESLSQSVCMMVRALLGDPALPLSGPMEPHGSALESLQCVRAAQAPHWVSLQQQGAAPVLSSGTRCPEGRPSPLPPGEPEFKAVVTQAAAALSSLLDQLRLHPTPPVRVAVALTAPVTGLALPPGVLCEEGSLPQEEMQAWARPHEALAQDEALIALGKVLYLLDRILDGQVSSGTAATPVPAAAATLDVAVRYGLSHGAQRLLCVAVGKLDRPPDLTDDGRNLWLNIGGKEATAPSMFHVSVPLPVTTGGFLSCVLALVLPLAYSFQPDLVLVALGPGHGLRDPQAALLAALLRGLAGGRVFTLVDEESTPQLATVLARVLNGEAPPSLGPFSMAAPEDTQALMYLRGRLEPRWKMLQVAGEAAGPGSG, encoded by the exons CCCCGAGTACGTGGCGCTGTTGCGGGGGACCCAGGCCTTGGGCACCAGGGAGCTCCAGGCCCTGTCCAAGCAGTATGATGCTGTCTACCTCCATCCG AGTACCTTCCACTGTGCCCGGCTGGCCGCGGGGGCCGCGCTGCAGCTGGTGGACGCGGTGCTGATGGGAGCTGTGCGCAACGGGCTCGCTCTGGTGAG gcctcctgggcacCACAGCCAGAGGGCTACTGCCAACGGATTCTGCGTGTTCAACAATGTAGCCATAGCAGCCAAACACGCCCAGCAGAAGCACGGGTTGCACAG GATCCTTATCGTTGACTGGGATATCCATCATGGTCAGGGCATCCAGTATATCTTCGAGGATGACCCCAG CGTCCTTTACTTCTCCTGGCACCGCTACGAGCATGGGCACTTCTGGCCGTGTCTGCGGGAGTCAGATGCTGATGCTGTCGGGCGGGGACGTGGCCTCGGCTTCACTGTCAACCTGCCCTGGAACCAG GTCGGGATGGGAAATGCTGACTACGTGGCTGCCTTCCTGCAcgtgctgctgcccctggcctttgAG TTCGACCCTGAGCTGGTCCTAGTCTCTGCAGGATTCGACTCAGCCATCGGCGATCCTGAG GGGCAGATGCTGGCCACACCGGAGTGCTTCGCCCACCTCACACAGCTGCTGCAGGTGCTGGCTGGCGGCCGGGTCTGCGCCGTGCTGGAG ggcGGCTACCACCTGGAGTCCCTCTCCCAGTCTGTGTGCATGATGGTGCGAGCGCTGCTGGGCGACCCTGCCCTGCCCTTGTCAGGGCCCATGGAGCCCCATGGCAG CGCCCTGGAGTCCCTCCAGTGTGTGCGGGCAGCCCAGGCCCCTCACTGGGTGAGCCTCCAGCAGCAAG GTGCCGCCCCTGTACTGAGCTCTGGCACCCGCTGCCCAGAGGGGAGGCCCTCGCCACTGCCGCCAGGGGAGCCCGAATTCAAGGCAGTGGTgacccaggctgctgctgctctgaGCTCGCTCCTGGACCAGCTGCGCCTCCACCCCACACCCCCTGTCCGTGTGGCTGTTGCCCTGACTGCGCCAGTCACAGGCCTGGCCCTGCCCCCGGGTGTCCTCTGTGAGGAGGGGTCACTGCCGCAGGAGGAGATGCAGGCCTGGGCCAG GCCACATGAGGCCCTGGCCCAGGACGAGGCTCTCATTGCGCTTGGGAAGGTCCTATACCTCTTGGACAGGATCCTGGATGGGCAG GTGAGCAGTGGCACGGCAGCCACCCCAGTCCCTGCTGCAGCTGCCACCCTGGACGTGGCTGTTCGGTATGGCCTGTCCCACGGAGCCCAGAG gctgctctgtgtgGCCGTGGGAAAGCTGGATCGGCCCCCAGATCTCACTGATGACGG GAGGAATCTATGGCTGAACATTGGGGGCAAGGAGGCAACTGCCCCGTCCATGTTCCACGTCTCTGTGCCACTGCCGGTG ACAACTGGTGGGTTCCTGAGCTGTGTCCTGGCCCTGGTGCTGCCCCTGGCCTACAGCTTCCAGCCTGACCTGGTGCTGGTGGCCCTGGGGCCGGGCCATGGCCTGCGGGACCCCCAGGCTGCACTCCTGGCTGCACTGCTTCGGGGCCTGGCAGGCGGCCGAGTCTTCACCCTTGTGGATGAG GAATCCACACCCCAGCTTGCGACAGTCCTGGCCAGGGTGTTGAACGGGGAGGCACCCCCCAGCCTGGGCCCCTTCTCCATGGCCGCCCCAGAGGACACGCAGGCCCTGATGTACCTGAGAGGGCGGCTGGAGCCAAGGTGGAAGATGCTGCAGGTGGCTGGTGAGGCTGCGGGGCCAGGCTCAGGCTGA
- the HDAC10 gene encoding histone deacetylase 10 isoform X4, with protein MLPCAVPCWLPLQSTFHCARLAAGAALQLVDAVLMGAVRNGLALVRPPGHHSQRATANGFCVFNNVAIAAKHAQQKHGLHRILIVDWDIHHGQGIQYIFEDDPSVLYFSWHRYEHGHFWPCLRESDADAVGRGRGLGFTVNLPWNQVGMGNADYVAAFLHVLLPLAFEFDPELVLVSAGFDSAIGDPEGQMLATPECFAHLTQLLQVLAGGRVCAVLEGGYHLESLSQSVCMMVRALLGDPALPLSGPMEPHGSALESLQCVRAAQAPHWVSLQQQGAAPVLSSGTRCPEGRPSPLPPGEPEFKAVVTQAAAALSSLLDQLRLHPTPPVRVAVALTAPVTGLALPPGVLCEEGSLPQEEMQAWARPHEALAQDEALIALGKVLYLLDRILDGQVSSGTAATPVPAAAATLDVAVRYGLSHGAQRLLCVAVGKLDRPPDLTDDGRNLWLNIGGKEATAPSMFHVSVPLPVTTGGFLSCVLALVLPLAYSFQPDLVLVALGPGHGLRDPQAALLAALLRGLAGGRVFTLVDEESTPQLATVLARVLNGEAPPSLGPFSMAAPEDTQALMYLRGRLEPRWKMLQVAGEAAGPGSG; from the exons ATGCTCCCATGTGCTGTGCCCTGTTGGCTGCCACTGCAG AGTACCTTCCACTGTGCCCGGCTGGCCGCGGGGGCCGCGCTGCAGCTGGTGGACGCGGTGCTGATGGGAGCTGTGCGCAACGGGCTCGCTCTGGTGAG gcctcctgggcacCACAGCCAGAGGGCTACTGCCAACGGATTCTGCGTGTTCAACAATGTAGCCATAGCAGCCAAACACGCCCAGCAGAAGCACGGGTTGCACAG GATCCTTATCGTTGACTGGGATATCCATCATGGTCAGGGCATCCAGTATATCTTCGAGGATGACCCCAG CGTCCTTTACTTCTCCTGGCACCGCTACGAGCATGGGCACTTCTGGCCGTGTCTGCGGGAGTCAGATGCTGATGCTGTCGGGCGGGGACGTGGCCTCGGCTTCACTGTCAACCTGCCCTGGAACCAG GTCGGGATGGGAAATGCTGACTACGTGGCTGCCTTCCTGCAcgtgctgctgcccctggcctttgAG TTCGACCCTGAGCTGGTCCTAGTCTCTGCAGGATTCGACTCAGCCATCGGCGATCCTGAG GGGCAGATGCTGGCCACACCGGAGTGCTTCGCCCACCTCACACAGCTGCTGCAGGTGCTGGCTGGCGGCCGGGTCTGCGCCGTGCTGGAG ggcGGCTACCACCTGGAGTCCCTCTCCCAGTCTGTGTGCATGATGGTGCGAGCGCTGCTGGGCGACCCTGCCCTGCCCTTGTCAGGGCCCATGGAGCCCCATGGCAG CGCCCTGGAGTCCCTCCAGTGTGTGCGGGCAGCCCAGGCCCCTCACTGGGTGAGCCTCCAGCAGCAAG GTGCCGCCCCTGTACTGAGCTCTGGCACCCGCTGCCCAGAGGGGAGGCCCTCGCCACTGCCGCCAGGGGAGCCCGAATTCAAGGCAGTGGTgacccaggctgctgctgctctgaGCTCGCTCCTGGACCAGCTGCGCCTCCACCCCACACCCCCTGTCCGTGTGGCTGTTGCCCTGACTGCGCCAGTCACAGGCCTGGCCCTGCCCCCGGGTGTCCTCTGTGAGGAGGGGTCACTGCCGCAGGAGGAGATGCAGGCCTGGGCCAG GCCACATGAGGCCCTGGCCCAGGACGAGGCTCTCATTGCGCTTGGGAAGGTCCTATACCTCTTGGACAGGATCCTGGATGGGCAG GTGAGCAGTGGCACGGCAGCCACCCCAGTCCCTGCTGCAGCTGCCACCCTGGACGTGGCTGTTCGGTATGGCCTGTCCCACGGAGCCCAGAG gctgctctgtgtgGCCGTGGGAAAGCTGGATCGGCCCCCAGATCTCACTGATGACGG GAGGAATCTATGGCTGAACATTGGGGGCAAGGAGGCAACTGCCCCGTCCATGTTCCACGTCTCTGTGCCACTGCCGGTG ACAACTGGTGGGTTCCTGAGCTGTGTCCTGGCCCTGGTGCTGCCCCTGGCCTACAGCTTCCAGCCTGACCTGGTGCTGGTGGCCCTGGGGCCGGGCCATGGCCTGCGGGACCCCCAGGCTGCACTCCTGGCTGCACTGCTTCGGGGCCTGGCAGGCGGCCGAGTCTTCACCCTTGTGGATGAG GAATCCACACCCCAGCTTGCGACAGTCCTGGCCAGGGTGTTGAACGGGGAGGCACCCCCCAGCCTGGGCCCCTTCTCCATGGCCGCCCCAGAGGACACGCAGGCCCTGATGTACCTGAGAGGGCGGCTGGAGCCAAGGTGGAAGATGCTGCAGGTGGCTGGTGAGGCTGCGGGGCCAGGCTCAGGCTGA
- the HDAC10 gene encoding histone deacetylase 10 isoform X3, with translation MGTALVYHEDMTAARLLWDDPECEIECPERLTTALERLQQHGLEQRCLRLVAREASEAELGLVHSPEYVALLRGTQALGTRELQALSKQYDAVYLHPSTFHCARLAAGAALQLVDAVLMGAVRNGLALVRPPGHHSQRATANGFCVFNNVAIAAKHAQQKHGLHRILIVDWDIHHGQGIQYIFEDDPSVLYFSWHRYEHGHFWPCLRESDADAVGRGRGLGFTVNLPWNQVGMGNADYVAAFLHVLLPLAFEFDPELVLVSAGFDSAIGDPEGQMLATPECFAHLTQLLQVLAGGRVCAVLEGGYHLESLSQSVCMMVRALLGDPALPLSGPMEPHGSALESLQCVRAAQAPHWVSLQQQGAAPVLSSGTRCPEGRPSPLPPGEPEFKAVVTQAAAALSSLLDQLRLHPTPPVRVAVALTAPVTGLALPPGVLCEEGSLPQEEMQAWARPHEALAQDEALIALGKVLYLLDRILDGQVSSGTAATPVPAAAATLDVAVRYGLSHGAQRLLCVAVGKLDRPPDLTDDGRNLWLNIGGKEATAPSMFHVSVPLPVTTGGFLSCVLALVLPLAYSFQPDLVLVALGPGHGLRDPQAALLAALLRGLAGGRVFTLVDEESTPQLATVLARVLNGEAPPSLGPFSMAAPEDTQALMYLRGRLEPRWKMLQVAAPP, from the exons CCCCGAGTACGTGGCGCTGTTGCGGGGGACCCAGGCCTTGGGCACCAGGGAGCTCCAGGCCCTGTCCAAGCAGTATGATGCTGTCTACCTCCATCCG AGTACCTTCCACTGTGCCCGGCTGGCCGCGGGGGCCGCGCTGCAGCTGGTGGACGCGGTGCTGATGGGAGCTGTGCGCAACGGGCTCGCTCTGGTGAG gcctcctgggcacCACAGCCAGAGGGCTACTGCCAACGGATTCTGCGTGTTCAACAATGTAGCCATAGCAGCCAAACACGCCCAGCAGAAGCACGGGTTGCACAG GATCCTTATCGTTGACTGGGATATCCATCATGGTCAGGGCATCCAGTATATCTTCGAGGATGACCCCAG CGTCCTTTACTTCTCCTGGCACCGCTACGAGCATGGGCACTTCTGGCCGTGTCTGCGGGAGTCAGATGCTGATGCTGTCGGGCGGGGACGTGGCCTCGGCTTCACTGTCAACCTGCCCTGGAACCAG GTCGGGATGGGAAATGCTGACTACGTGGCTGCCTTCCTGCAcgtgctgctgcccctggcctttgAG TTCGACCCTGAGCTGGTCCTAGTCTCTGCAGGATTCGACTCAGCCATCGGCGATCCTGAG GGGCAGATGCTGGCCACACCGGAGTGCTTCGCCCACCTCACACAGCTGCTGCAGGTGCTGGCTGGCGGCCGGGTCTGCGCCGTGCTGGAG ggcGGCTACCACCTGGAGTCCCTCTCCCAGTCTGTGTGCATGATGGTGCGAGCGCTGCTGGGCGACCCTGCCCTGCCCTTGTCAGGGCCCATGGAGCCCCATGGCAG CGCCCTGGAGTCCCTCCAGTGTGTGCGGGCAGCCCAGGCCCCTCACTGGGTGAGCCTCCAGCAGCAAG GTGCCGCCCCTGTACTGAGCTCTGGCACCCGCTGCCCAGAGGGGAGGCCCTCGCCACTGCCGCCAGGGGAGCCCGAATTCAAGGCAGTGGTgacccaggctgctgctgctctgaGCTCGCTCCTGGACCAGCTGCGCCTCCACCCCACACCCCCTGTCCGTGTGGCTGTTGCCCTGACTGCGCCAGTCACAGGCCTGGCCCTGCCCCCGGGTGTCCTCTGTGAGGAGGGGTCACTGCCGCAGGAGGAGATGCAGGCCTGGGCCAG GCCACATGAGGCCCTGGCCCAGGACGAGGCTCTCATTGCGCTTGGGAAGGTCCTATACCTCTTGGACAGGATCCTGGATGGGCAG GTGAGCAGTGGCACGGCAGCCACCCCAGTCCCTGCTGCAGCTGCCACCCTGGACGTGGCTGTTCGGTATGGCCTGTCCCACGGAGCCCAGAG gctgctctgtgtgGCCGTGGGAAAGCTGGATCGGCCCCCAGATCTCACTGATGACGG GAGGAATCTATGGCTGAACATTGGGGGCAAGGAGGCAACTGCCCCGTCCATGTTCCACGTCTCTGTGCCACTGCCGGTG ACAACTGGTGGGTTCCTGAGCTGTGTCCTGGCCCTGGTGCTGCCCCTGGCCTACAGCTTCCAGCCTGACCTGGTGCTGGTGGCCCTGGGGCCGGGCCATGGCCTGCGGGACCCCCAGGCTGCACTCCTGGCTGCACTGCTTCGGGGCCTGGCAGGCGGCCGAGTCTTCACCCTTGTGGATGAG GAATCCACACCCCAGCTTGCGACAGTCCTGGCCAGGGTGTTGAACGGGGAGGCACCCCCCAGCCTGGGCCCCTTCTCCATGGCCGCCCCAGAGGACACGCAGGCCCTGATGTACCTGAGAGGGCGGCTGGAGCCAAGGTGGAAGATGCTGCAGGTGGCTG CGCCTCCTTGA
- the HDAC10 gene encoding histone deacetylase 10 isoform X2, with protein MGTALVYHEDMTAARLLWDDPECEIECPERLTTALERLQQHGLEQRCLRLVAREASEAELGLVHSPEYVALLRGTQALGTRELQALSKQYDAVYLHPSTFHCARLAAGAALQLVDAVLMGAVRNGLALVSQRATANGFCVFNNVAIAAKHAQQKHGLHRILIVDWDIHHGQGIQYIFEDDPSVLYFSWHRYEHGHFWPCLRESDADAVGRGRGLGFTVNLPWNQVGMGNADYVAAFLHVLLPLAFEFDPELVLVSAGFDSAIGDPEGQMLATPECFAHLTQLLQVLAGGRVCAVLEGGYHLESLSQSVCMMVRALLGDPALPLSGPMEPHGSALESLQCVRAAQAPHWVSLQQQGAAPVLSSGTRCPEGRPSPLPPGEPEFKAVVTQAAAALSSLLDQLRLHPTPPVRVAVALTAPVTGLALPPGVLCEEGSLPQEEMQAWARPHEALAQDEALIALGKVLYLLDRILDGQVSSGTAATPVPAAAATLDVAVRYGLSHGAQRLLCVAVGKLDRPPDLTDDGRNLWLNIGGKEATAPSMFHVSVPLPVTTGGFLSCVLALVLPLAYSFQPDLVLVALGPGHGLRDPQAALLAALLRGLAGGRVFTLVDEESTPQLATVLARVLNGEAPPSLGPFSMAAPEDTQALMYLRGRLEPRWKMLQVAGEAAGPGSG; from the exons CCCCGAGTACGTGGCGCTGTTGCGGGGGACCCAGGCCTTGGGCACCAGGGAGCTCCAGGCCCTGTCCAAGCAGTATGATGCTGTCTACCTCCATCCG AGTACCTTCCACTGTGCCCGGCTGGCCGCGGGGGCCGCGCTGCAGCTGGTGGACGCGGTGCTGATGGGAGCTGTGCGCAACGGGCTCGCTCTGGTGAG CCAGAGGGCTACTGCCAACGGATTCTGCGTGTTCAACAATGTAGCCATAGCAGCCAAACACGCCCAGCAGAAGCACGGGTTGCACAG GATCCTTATCGTTGACTGGGATATCCATCATGGTCAGGGCATCCAGTATATCTTCGAGGATGACCCCAG CGTCCTTTACTTCTCCTGGCACCGCTACGAGCATGGGCACTTCTGGCCGTGTCTGCGGGAGTCAGATGCTGATGCTGTCGGGCGGGGACGTGGCCTCGGCTTCACTGTCAACCTGCCCTGGAACCAG GTCGGGATGGGAAATGCTGACTACGTGGCTGCCTTCCTGCAcgtgctgctgcccctggcctttgAG TTCGACCCTGAGCTGGTCCTAGTCTCTGCAGGATTCGACTCAGCCATCGGCGATCCTGAG GGGCAGATGCTGGCCACACCGGAGTGCTTCGCCCACCTCACACAGCTGCTGCAGGTGCTGGCTGGCGGCCGGGTCTGCGCCGTGCTGGAG ggcGGCTACCACCTGGAGTCCCTCTCCCAGTCTGTGTGCATGATGGTGCGAGCGCTGCTGGGCGACCCTGCCCTGCCCTTGTCAGGGCCCATGGAGCCCCATGGCAG CGCCCTGGAGTCCCTCCAGTGTGTGCGGGCAGCCCAGGCCCCTCACTGGGTGAGCCTCCAGCAGCAAG GTGCCGCCCCTGTACTGAGCTCTGGCACCCGCTGCCCAGAGGGGAGGCCCTCGCCACTGCCGCCAGGGGAGCCCGAATTCAAGGCAGTGGTgacccaggctgctgctgctctgaGCTCGCTCCTGGACCAGCTGCGCCTCCACCCCACACCCCCTGTCCGTGTGGCTGTTGCCCTGACTGCGCCAGTCACAGGCCTGGCCCTGCCCCCGGGTGTCCTCTGTGAGGAGGGGTCACTGCCGCAGGAGGAGATGCAGGCCTGGGCCAG GCCACATGAGGCCCTGGCCCAGGACGAGGCTCTCATTGCGCTTGGGAAGGTCCTATACCTCTTGGACAGGATCCTGGATGGGCAG GTGAGCAGTGGCACGGCAGCCACCCCAGTCCCTGCTGCAGCTGCCACCCTGGACGTGGCTGTTCGGTATGGCCTGTCCCACGGAGCCCAGAG gctgctctgtgtgGCCGTGGGAAAGCTGGATCGGCCCCCAGATCTCACTGATGACGG GAGGAATCTATGGCTGAACATTGGGGGCAAGGAGGCAACTGCCCCGTCCATGTTCCACGTCTCTGTGCCACTGCCGGTG ACAACTGGTGGGTTCCTGAGCTGTGTCCTGGCCCTGGTGCTGCCCCTGGCCTACAGCTTCCAGCCTGACCTGGTGCTGGTGGCCCTGGGGCCGGGCCATGGCCTGCGGGACCCCCAGGCTGCACTCCTGGCTGCACTGCTTCGGGGCCTGGCAGGCGGCCGAGTCTTCACCCTTGTGGATGAG GAATCCACACCCCAGCTTGCGACAGTCCTGGCCAGGGTGTTGAACGGGGAGGCACCCCCCAGCCTGGGCCCCTTCTCCATGGCCGCCCCAGAGGACACGCAGGCCCTGATGTACCTGAGAGGGCGGCTGGAGCCAAGGTGGAAGATGCTGCAGGTGGCTGGTGAGGCTGCGGGGCCAGGCTCAGGCTGA